In the genome of Dermacentor silvarum isolate Dsil-2018 chromosome 1, BIME_Dsil_1.4, whole genome shotgun sequence, one region contains:
- the LOC119431425 gene encoding uncharacterized protein LOC119431425, with the protein MGFPAVTVLLITVLVVVAEPRREIKYKVKKQDFLHRYHEENKNRTEENVYDVCHKVALRRCGQNFMRAFNLVEYLSGADYYNTQCTLRKAFFACLDKLRQKPCRKRRASGLDDKRFRKKLADALWETRVCVLGIKDIEELPPKKKGLK; encoded by the exons ATGGGCTTCCCTGCAGTGACCGTCCTGCTCATCACTGTGCTGGTGGTCGTCGCCGAACCCCGACGAGAGATCAAATACAA AGTGAAGAAGCAGGACTTCTTGCATAGGTATCACGAAGAGAACAAGAATCGTACTGAAGAAAATG TATACGACGTTTGTCACAAGGTGGCGCTACGCCGCTGCGGACAGAACTTCATGCGGGCCTTCAATCTGGTTGAATATCTGTCTGGCGCCGACTACTACAACACTCAGTGTACTCTGAGAAAG GCCTTTTTTGCTTGCCTAGACAAGCTGCGTCAGAAACCCTGTCGGAAGCGCCGTGCCTCTGGTCTCGACGACAAACGCTTCCGGAAAAAGCTGGCGGACGCCCTCTGGGAGACCAGAGTTTGTGTACTCGGCATAAAAGACATCGAGGAGCTCCCGCCAAAGAAGAAAGGCCTCAAGTGA